The Dyella sp. 2HG41-7 sequence ATCGCGACGCAGGTTCACGCGGGGCAGGAAGTTGGCGACTATCGCGGGTTGCCTCAAGATCTCGCTGCGGCGGCGACGGCCTACGATCTCGCGCAATTCAAATCCGATCGCGCGGAACTCGAACGGTTGCTCGCCGACGATTATGTGTTGGCAAATGCGAATGGGGAGAATCAAACCAAGGCGCAAGACATTGCCGATGCCGTAGCGCCGGGAAGCAAGACGACGT is a genomic window containing:
- a CDS encoding nuclear transport factor 2 family protein, whose amino-acid sequence is MRLSRWSGAICAALIATQVHAGQEVGDYRGLPQDLAAAATAYDLAQFKSDRAELERLLADDYVLANANGENQTKAQDIADAVAPGSKTTYVAITQQVRKVWPNGAVLGGMVDAKGFNRGKAFTMRARFVDVWAKRDGRWQVIFTQVNSAP